The genomic DNA GATGGGTGCCGCTTTCCCAGAGCCCATAGCGAAGGTCCAGCTCGGCACCGCGGAACTCGGCGTCCGCCTGGCTGTACTGCACCACCGGAAAGCCTTCCTCTTCCTCGCCGGTGAAGCGCCGGAAAATGAAGTCGTCAAAGCGGTTGACGAATACGCTGAGCTCGCCGGTGAGGCGGCCGCTCTGCTTGCGCAGACCCACTTCCAGGCCCAGGCTGACTTCCTCCTCCAAGTTCGCGTCGCCGAGCTCGAAGCTCTGGGTGGCGACGTGGAGACCGTCGGAGTAGAGCTCTTCGGAATTGGGGAGTTTCACCGAGCGTCCCAGCGAAGCGGCCAGGGCCCAGCCCTCGTTGTTCTCCTGCCCGGAGGGCTGCCAGACGAGCCCCAACGAGCTGCTCAGGCCGTCGAAGGAACGGTCCGGTAGACCGGGAACGTCGACTCCCACGTCCTGGTTTTCGTAGCGCAGGCCGAATTGGTAGCGCATCTCGCCGCGGGTGAGCTCCTGAAAGGTGAAGATCGCCTGGCTCTCGGTGTCGGAGGGCGGCAGGAAGGCTTCCTCGCCGATGGCTTCCAGGTCTCGAGCTTTGAGCTGGACGCCGAGGGATCCCTTGAGGTTACCCCGCTCCTTCTGGACCAGCTCCACCCGCGCTTCCCACGAATCGTTGGTGAACAAGGTGCCGATCTCGTCCCCTTCCAGCTCGACGTGCTCGTAATCCGTGACCCCGGCGCGGGCCTTGAGGCCGCTGAAAGGACCCATGGGACGGGTGATCTGGGCATGGAAGTCGGCTCGCCGGCTCTTGAGATCCAACCGCACCGGTCCTTCTTCCTCTTCTTCGCCGTGATCGTCGTCCCCGTGATCGTCGTCCCCGTGATCGTCGTCCCCGTGGTCGTCGTCGCCGTGGTCGTCTTCTTCGCCGTGACCGTGACCTCCGGGCAGGCCGTACTCGTTGTCCAGGCCGGAGACCGAGAAACCGATGACGGCGGTGTCGCCGAAGAAATGGGAGAAACCGACGCTACCGGAGGTGGAGGTCAGATCGCTGTTGGGGACGAAGCCGAAAGCCTCCTCTTCTTCGCCGTGCTCATCCTCTTCGTGGTCGTCGTCCCCGTGCTCTTCTTCTGCACGGAGCGCTGCCGACTCGGCGAAGCCGGGAATCTCGTAGTCCTCGGTGTCCCGGCGCTGGAAGTCCACATGCCAGGCCCAGTCGTCGCTGCCACCGTCCAGGCTGACGCTGCCGGTGCGCTCATCCGCCGCGGAAGCGCCGCGCATCTCCACGAAGCCGCCAATGGCCTGATCGTTGCGGTAGAGGGGAATCCGCCCGGAGATGACGTTGACCGCGCCGCCGATGGCGTTGGAGCCGTAGAGCAGGGTCGCCGGGCCGCGCAGGACTTCGATGCGTTCCGCCGACAGTGGCTCGATGCTCACCGCGTGGTCCGGGCTGGTGCTGGAGACGTCGCCGGTGCCCAGGCCGTTCTCGAGCATGCTCACCCGGTCTCCTCCCAAGCCGCGGATCACCGGCCGGCTGGCGGCGATGCCGAAGGAGGTGGAGCTGATTCCCGGCTCCTTGGCCAGGGTCTCCCCCAGGGACGGCTCCAGCCGCTGGCCGAGCTCGTCCCCGCTGAGGATGGTGGTGGCCTGGGCGAGCTCCAGGCGGCTGCGGGCGTCGCCGCTGGCGCTCACCACCACCGTGTCGCGGAAGTGGGAGATCTCCAGCCGCAGCTCGGCGCTGGCGGTTTCCCCCGGCGCCACCTCGATGCGCTGGACCCCGCTGCCGCTCTCGCGGCTGCTGGCTTCCAGGAGGTGATCGCCGGGGAGGACGTCGTCGAAGCGAAAGATGCCGTCGCTCCCGGTGAGGGTGGTGCGGCGCAGGTCCAGGAGCTGGACCTCGATGCCGGGAATGGGCTCGCCGTCTTCGTCCAGCACCCGGCCTTCGATGGCGCCGAGCTGCACCTCCGGCGGCGGCGGCGGGGCTGCCGCCAGCAGGCCTGGAAGGACGAGGAGAAGGGCCGCCAGAAGGGAAAAGATTCTGGCAGCGCCCATCTCGGCGACACCGAGGAGAACGGGGGTGGACGGGATGCCCTGGCGGAGCGACGAAGAACGATGAAAGGAACGGTGCATGAATTGCCTCCGAAAACTGAGTCGTGCGCTGATGAGTCGAGTCGGCGGGGCGAGGACCGAAGCTCGGCCATCGGCGCCCGCGGAGCCATCGAGGCTCGAGGACTTGGAGCTCCTCGGCCGGCGGCGCTGCCGCGGGCAAGAGGGCTCGCTAGGATTGGGCTCAGCGGAAAAGAGACTCAGGCGAGAGGCGGTCCGCGGGGGATGCGGAGATCGAGGCTGGTGGCGCGCTGGCCGCGGCGCACCTCGGCGACGGCATCGCCGCCGGCGGAGGGAGAGTAAAGCTCGGGGGCGGCGTTGAGCTCGCCGCCGGAGACCTGTAGCCGGAACAGGCAGGCGGCGCAATCCTGCCGGTGAGCCGGCCGCGCCGCCTCGACGTGCCGGCTTTGCTCACCGGCGTCGTGGCAGGTCTCCAGGTAGGTCTGGCCGGTCCCAGCGGCATGCTGAACACCATGCTGCAGACCCCAATGCTCAGGGTGCAGCTCGAAACCCGACCCCAGCAGCAGCAGCGCCGCGACGAGCAGCGTCAGCGGAGCCAGATGGGGAAGTTTATGGCGCAGGGTTCTCATAATGCTCAGCGCAGCGCTGGGGCCTCAGAGTCGAGGCCTTCTAATGAGTATACGACAGCTTTCGGTGGTTGCGGGACGGTGTTCGCATCTCCGAGGACGACTGGTCCAAGGACTGGTTCCGATACTCCAGCGCGGGAACCAACTCCCTCACATCTTGCTGTAGCTCGGCCCGCCGCCGCCCTCCGGCGGCACCCAGGTGATGATCTGGTAGGGATCCATGATGTCGCAGGTCTTGCAGTGCACGCAGTTGCTGGCGTTGATCTGCAGGCGCTTGCCGGAGGGGGTGTCGGCGTCCTCCACCATCTCGTACACCGCCGCCGGGCAGAACTGCTCGCAGGGGTTGCCGAATTCCCGGGCACAGCGGTCCTCGCAGATGCTGGTGTCGTGGACCAGCAGATGCACCGGCTGATCCTCCTCGTGGCCGGTGCCCGAGTTGTAGACGTCCGCCAGCTTGTCGAAGGTCAGCTCGCCGTCCGGAGACAGGCGGTGGCGCTGGTCCTCCCGCGGCGGGCCGCCGGGCTGGTCGAGGCGCTGCATGTGCTGGTGGCCGGCCTTGGCGTCCAGGCGGTTGAACAGGCCCCAGCCGCGCCCGCCGGTGATCATCCCCAGGCCCGCCTGCACCATGCCTCCCAGCAGCCCCTTCTCGAAGGCCTGGTGGAAGTTGCGGACCGGGTAGAGCTGATCCTTGATGGAGCTCGCCTCCACCTTCTGCGGGTACGTGGCGAGGTGCTGCTCCTCGACGCCGCCGGCCTTGAGGCCTTCGAAGATGCTCTCCGCCGCCAGCATGCCCGACTTCATGGCCAGATGGATGCCCTTCAGGCGCTGGCTGTCGAGGAAGCCGCCGGTGTCGCCGCAGAGCAAAAAACCGTTTCCCCAGAGTTTGGGCATGGACCACCAGCCGCCCTCCGGAATCGCCTTGGCGCCGTAGAACGCCATGGTGCCGCCGTCCAGCAGCTCGCGTACCGAAGGATGGGTCTTGAAACGCTGGAATTGCTCGTGAGGATCGAGCAGGGGGTCCTTGTAGTCCAGCCCCACCACCAGACCGACGATGACCTGGTTGCCTTCCATGCCGTAGATAAAACCGCCGCCAAAGGTGTCGAAGCCCAGGGGCCAGTTCATCGAGTGGATCACCATCCCCGGCGCCACCCGGCCCTCCGGTACGTCCCAAACTTCCTTGATGCCCAGGGCGTAGAGTTGCGGATTCTTGCCCTCGCTGAGGCCCAGCTTCTGGTCCAGCTGCTTGGCCAGGGTGCCTCGCGGCCCTTCTCCCAACACCACCACCTGAGAGTGCACGTCCACCCCGGGCTCGTAGTTGGCCTTGGGCTTGCCGTCCTTGTCGACGCCGCGGTCGCCGGTGCGGACGCCGATGACCCGGCCGTCCTCCAGCAACGCTTCGGTGGCGGGGAACTCGCAGAAAATATCCACCCCCGCGTCCTCCAGCTTGCCCTCCATCCATTTGAGGAGCTTGCCCAGGGAGCCGACGTATTTGCCCTTATTCTTCAGCTGCGGCGGGATGGGCATGGAGAGTGCCTTCTTCTCGGTCATCCACCACAGCTTCTCGTCCTCCACCGGCGCTTCGAAGGGCGCGTCCTGCCAATCCTCCGGGAACAGCTCCTGGAAGGCCTTGGGATCCACCACCGCGCCGGAAAGGGCGTGGGCGCCGATCTCCTGACCCTTTTCCAGGATCGCGATCTCTACTTCGATGGGTTCGGCGCCGGTGTCACCGGCGGTGGCGTTATGGCCTTCGATGAGCTTGGCCAGGTGGTATGCGCCGGCCATGCTCGCCGGCCCCGCGCCGACGAACAGCACGTCGATATCCAGGACTTCGCGCTCTACGTCACTCATACAAACGAACCTCTCGTGGTGGCCTTGCGTGGCGGCCTCTGATGGCAAATGGGCGGATGATGAATCTGTCCACGGCGGACCGTCTCGGCCGGTGGGAGATCCCAAAGATGCTAACACGATGGAGCTCCGGGACCGGAGGCCGTGCAGCCTGCGTGAGATCTCTTCCCGGACCGCCCGCGGGCCCACGGGAACCCCTTGCAGAGGCTGCCATGGGGTGGTTGACAGCGCCTCCTGCCGCAAGCTCTAATGCCCCCACGATTCCTCGGTCCGATGCCTCGGCCCGATTCCTCGGCCTGGGACATTCAGCGGCCGAGCCGCCGAGCAGCGGGCCGGCAGCAGTCTGATGCTCACCGTAAGTTCGGTGCCGGCCATGGACCCATGACGAAAGATCTCTTGCAACCTCCCACCGAATCCTCATCGTGACCGCGCGCCAGGCCCAGCTCGTCGCTACCCTCACCACCCGTCCTTCCGCCGACGGCGAGGAGATCCGTGCCCTTTCCGGTACCGCCGCCTGGCTGGAGGTGCGGGGAGATTTGGTGGGGGATCTGGAGGCTTCCTGGCTGCGGGACCGCTTCGACGGCCGCCTGCTCTACACGCTGCGCAGCAACGAAGAGGGAGGGGTCTTCCGCGGATCGCCGGAGCAGCGCCGGGAGCGCCTGCGGGCCGCCGCAGAGACCTACGATTACGTCGATCTGGAGGTGGAGAGGGATCTGGAGGCGCCGGTGCTGGAAGCCATTCCGGCTCCTCAGCGGGTGCTTTCCTGGCACGGCCCGCCGACCCTCGAACCGGCGCTACGGCGGCGGTTTCAGGCCATGTCCGAGACGCCGGCGGCGCTCTACAAGATGATTCCCGAGGCCCGCCAGCCGGGCCAGGCCCTGGAGCCCATCCTGCTCCTCCATCACCTCCAGCGGGACGACCTGGTGGCCTTCGCCACCGGTGCCGAGGGTTCCTGGACTCGCCTGGTGGCTCCGCGCCTCGGCGCACCGGTGGTCTACGGTGCCGCCGGCGAGGTCCCCGGCGCCCCCGGCCAATGGTCCATCCGGCGCCTGGTGCAGGATTTTGGTCTGCCCCACCTGCCGCCGGTGGAGCGCCTCTACGGCATTGTCGGCAATCCGGTGGGGCATTCCCTCTCGCCGCGGCTGCACAACGACGCCTACCGCCGCCTCGGCCTGCCGGCGCTCTACCTATCCTTCGAGCCGGAGTCCTTCGGCGACTTCTGGATCGAGGTGATGGAGAGCGAGATCCTGCCGGCGGTGGGGCTGCCGGTGCGC from Acidobacteriota bacterium includes the following:
- a CDS encoding TonB-dependent receptor yields the protein MHRSFHRSSSLRQGIPSTPVLLGVAEMGAARIFSLLAALLLVLPGLLAAAPPPPPEVQLGAIEGRVLDEDGEPIPGIEVQLLDLRRTTLTGSDGIFRFDDVLPGDHLLEASSRESGSGVQRIEVAPGETASAELRLEISHFRDTVVVSASGDARSRLELAQATTILSGDELGQRLEPSLGETLAKEPGISSTSFGIAASRPVIRGLGGDRVSMLENGLGTGDVSSTSPDHAVSIEPLSAERIEVLRGPATLLYGSNAIGGAVNVISGRIPLYRNDQAIGGFVEMRGASAADERTGSVSLDGGSDDWAWHVDFQRRDTEDYEIPGFAESAALRAEEEHGDDDHEEDEHGEEEEAFGFVPNSDLTSTSGSVGFSHFFGDTAVIGFSVSGLDNEYGLPGGHGHGEEDDHGDDDHGDDDHGDDDHGDDDHGEEEEEGPVRLDLKSRRADFHAQITRPMGPFSGLKARAGVTDYEHVELEGDEIGTLFTNDSWEARVELVQKERGNLKGSLGVQLKARDLEAIGEEAFLPPSDTESQAIFTFQELTRGEMRYQFGLRYENQDVGVDVPGLPDRSFDGLSSSLGLVWQPSGQENNEGWALAASLGRSVKLPNSEELYSDGLHVATQSFELGDANLEEEVSLGLEVGLRKQSGRLTGELSVFVNRFDDFIFRRFTGEEEEGFPVVQYSQADAEFRGAELDLRYGLWESGTHHLDLELFGDYVRAERRDENRPLPSIPPLSFGTGLHYHSGPLTASVEVRRHEEQDRVSENETPTDGYTLLNASFGHRFLFGNQVVDVLLRGHNLTDEDARNHVSVLKDTVPLPGRDFSLALRFWF
- a CDS encoding electron transfer flavoprotein-ubiquinone oxidoreductase, producing the protein MSDVEREVLDIDVLFVGAGPASMAGAYHLAKLIEGHNATAGDTGAEPIEVEIAILEKGQEIGAHALSGAVVDPKAFQELFPEDWQDAPFEAPVEDEKLWWMTEKKALSMPIPPQLKNKGKYVGSLGKLLKWMEGKLEDAGVDIFCEFPATEALLEDGRVIGVRTGDRGVDKDGKPKANYEPGVDVHSQVVVLGEGPRGTLAKQLDQKLGLSEGKNPQLYALGIKEVWDVPEGRVAPGMVIHSMNWPLGFDTFGGGFIYGMEGNQVIVGLVVGLDYKDPLLDPHEQFQRFKTHPSVRELLDGGTMAFYGAKAIPEGGWWSMPKLWGNGFLLCGDTGGFLDSQRLKGIHLAMKSGMLAAESIFEGLKAGGVEEQHLATYPQKVEASSIKDQLYPVRNFHQAFEKGLLGGMVQAGLGMITGGRGWGLFNRLDAKAGHQHMQRLDQPGGPPREDQRHRLSPDGELTFDKLADVYNSGTGHEEDQPVHLLVHDTSICEDRCAREFGNPCEQFCPAAVYEMVEDADTPSGKRLQINASNCVHCKTCDIMDPYQIITWVPPEGGGGPSYSKM
- a CDS encoding type I 3-dehydroquinate dehydratase, encoding MTARQAQLVATLTTRPSADGEEIRALSGTAAWLEVRGDLVGDLEASWLRDRFDGRLLYTLRSNEEGGVFRGSPEQRRERLRAAAETYDYVDLEVERDLEAPVLEAIPAPQRVLSWHGPPTLEPALRRRFQAMSETPAALYKMIPEARQPGQALEPILLLHHLQRDDLVAFATGAEGSWTRLVAPRLGAPVVYGAAGEVPGAPGQWSIRRLVQDFGLPHLPPVERLYGIVGNPVGHSLSPRLHNDAYRRLGLPALYLSFEPESFGDFWIEVMESEILPAVGLPVRGLSVTAPFKRVALAVAGASSPLAERIGAANTLVWNDGVWEAEMTDPDGVLDPLEAHCESLAGLPAAVLGCGGAGRAAAVALVQAGARVTLVNRGVERGEETAEDLQLPFVPLADWDPAGAQVVVHATSLGRRDDDPLPFDPELLSPDAVVVDLVYRPTPTSLVQACRQRGLKAVDGREVLLFQAVGQLHLMTGHDLPLTPARRILGLQDTDATLDLKSRRPKL